In one Candidatus Zymogenus saltonus genomic region, the following are encoded:
- the gatB gene encoding Asp-tRNA(Asn)/Glu-tRNA(Gln) amidotransferase subunit GatB — translation MNYKAVIGLEVHAQLLTTSKIFCGCSTEFGAEPNTHICPVCTAQPGVLPVLNRSVVEFGIRAALATHSEIAPFGQFARKNYFYPDLPKGYQISQFEFPLSKGGYIEIETNGSLKRIGLTRVHMEEDAGKLLHDETAPVSYVDLNRTGVPLLEIVSEPDLNTPEEAGMYLRKLRSILRYIGVCDGNMEEGSFRCDANISVMPKNAVEFGTRTELKNMNSFRNVERALEYEIRRQIEVLQDGGHVIQETRLWNDSLNITESMRGKEEAHDYRYFPDPDLVFMKIDANWIKEVKGSLPELPDDKVKRFIDDYKLPAYDASVLTAEQATADYFEDVVKGGANAKLASNWIMVELMRELKETKTDIVDSPVSPKALSELIGLIEDNTISGKIAKEVFIDMYNTKKGPGVIVKEKSLEQITDTGEIEEIVKRVISENQKEAADYRAGKEQLLKFFVGRIMKETGGKANPQIVNEILKVQLKK, via the coding sequence ATGAATTACAAAGCGGTAATCGGTCTTGAAGTGCACGCTCAGCTCTTGACCACTTCAAAGATATTCTGCGGGTGCTCCACCGAGTTCGGGGCCGAGCCGAACACCCATATCTGTCCGGTATGCACCGCCCAGCCGGGCGTCCTTCCGGTCCTCAACAGGAGCGTGGTGGAGTTCGGCATAAGAGCGGCGCTTGCGACCCACAGCGAGATTGCCCCCTTCGGCCAGTTCGCCAGGAAGAACTACTTCTATCCCGACCTCCCGAAGGGCTACCAGATATCCCAGTTCGAGTTCCCCCTGTCCAAGGGGGGATATATCGAGATCGAGACGAACGGCAGCCTGAAGAGGATCGGCCTGACCCGTGTCCACATGGAGGAGGACGCCGGAAAGCTCCTGCATGACGAGACGGCACCCGTATCTTACGTCGATCTCAACCGCACGGGGGTTCCGCTCTTGGAGATCGTCTCGGAGCCGGACCTGAACACCCCGGAGGAGGCGGGGATGTACCTCAGGAAACTGAGGAGCATCCTGCGCTACATCGGTGTCTGCGACGGCAATATGGAGGAGGGGAGCTTTCGGTGCGACGCAAACATCTCCGTCATGCCGAAAAACGCGGTGGAGTTCGGAACGAGGACCGAGCTGAAAAACATGAACTCCTTCAGGAACGTCGAGCGAGCCCTCGAATACGAGATTAGAAGACAGATAGAGGTCCTCCAAGACGGGGGACACGTAATTCAGGAGACTCGCCTCTGGAACGACTCCTTAAACATAACGGAATCGATGCGGGGTAAGGAGGAGGCCCACGACTACCGCTACTTCCCCGATCCCGACCTCGTTTTCATGAAAATAGACGCGAACTGGATAAAGGAGGTCAAGGGGAGTCTTCCCGAGCTTCCGGACGATAAGGTCAAGAGGTTCATAGACGACTACAAGCTCCCAGCCTACGACGCGTCGGTCCTCACGGCGGAGCAGGCCACGGCGGACTACTTCGAGGACGTAGTAAAGGGCGGCGCAAACGCGAAGCTCGCCAGCAACTGGATCATGGTGGAGCTGATGAGGGAGCTCAAGGAAACCAAAACCGATATAGTAGACTCCCCCGTATCCCCAAAGGCCCTCTCCGAGCTGATCGGGCTTATCGAAGACAATACGATCAGCGGAAAAATAGCCAAGGAAGTCTTCATCGATATGTATAACACAAAGAAAGGCCCCGGCGTAATCGTAAAGGAAAAAAGCCTTGAGCAGATAACCGACACCGGAGAGATAGAGGAGATCGTAAAGAGGGTCATCTCCGAAAACCAGAAAGAGGCGGCCGATTACAGGGCGGGAAAGGAACAACTTCTGAAATTCTTTGTCGGTAGAATTATGAAGGAGACCGGAGGAAAGGCAAATCCCCAGATCGTGAACGAAATCCTGAAGGTACAGCTGAAAAAGTAG
- a CDS encoding carboxymuconolactone decarboxylase family protein, whose amino-acid sequence MKSDRYKIGWEKLAEIDGEQGGRVVEALKNIAPDFADLLIEFPFGDVYSRPGLDLKSREIATLAALTALGTAAPQLRVHVHGALNVGCTRTEIIEVMIQMAVYAGFPAALNGLFIAKEVFDERGV is encoded by the coding sequence ATGAAATCGGATAGGTATAAAATCGGTTGGGAAAAACTTGCGGAGATCGACGGGGAGCAGGGAGGAAGGGTTGTCGAGGCCCTCAAGAATATTGCCCCGGATTTCGCCGACCTGTTGATAGAATTTCCCTTTGGGGACGTATACAGCCGTCCGGGATTGGATCTTAAGTCGAGAGAGATAGCCACCTTGGCGGCCCTGACCGCCTTGGGAACGGCGGCCCCCCAGCTTAGGGTCCATGTCCACGGGGCGTTGAACGTGGGGTGCACCCGAACGGAGATAATCGAGGTGATGATACAGATGGCCGTTTACGCGGGATTTCCGGCCGCATTGAACGGGCTTTTTATCGCAAAAGAGGTCTTCGATGAGCGGGGGGTGTAG